CAACGCCAGCGTCACACCCCAAGTCGGCATCATAGCCCTCGAAATTCAAGCCGACCGCCCCACCATACAACAAGCCATCCGCTGGCTCGAATCCCACTCCATCCAAGTCGAACCCGTCGAAATCAACACCAT
The window above is part of the Candidatus Methylacidiphilales bacterium genome. Proteins encoded here:
- a CDS encoding NIL domain-containing protein, with the protein product MTETRRLWLTFPVEAIKKPIICQLARQFPTLTFSIHNASVTPQVGIIALEIQADRPTIQQAIRWLESHSIQVEPVEINT